A stretch of DNA from Kangiella sediminilitoris:
GCTAGCAGCTTTTTTCTTAGCTGGTGCCTTTTTCTTGGCAGGAGCTTTTTTCTTAGCCGGTGCCTTTTTCTTACTGGCAGCTTTCTTCTTTGCCGCTGAAGCTTTGGCTTTTGCCTTAGCTGCTTTTTTCTTTTCAGCCGCTTTCTTTTTAGCGGCTGCTTTTTTAGCAGCTGCTTTTTCGCGTGCTATACGTTTTTTCTCTGCAGCTTTAGCCTTTTTGGCTTCTTTAGCTGCCCACTCTTTTTCAAACTTGGCGATAGCTTTATCCAGTGCTGCTTGTTTCCTTGCTGCAGTGCGACCATCAGCAAGAGCTTGTTTAGCTTTGTCTTGCTCTTTAACAGCTTTATTTACAGCTGTTTTAGCTTTGCGAACGGCATCTTTCGCTTTTTTAGCGGCAGCCTTACTCGCTTTGGTTGGTTTGTCCTTCGCTTTTTTCGTAGCGACTTTAGCTTTTTCGTTAGCTTTCTGTGCAGCTTCTCGAGCTTTTTTTGCTGCGCTCGCTGCCTTTTTCGCTGCTGCTTCAAGCTGCTTCAAAGTTGGAGACTTTGATGAAGCTTTTGCAGTTGTCTTCACTGGTTTTCTAGCCATGATGTTTCCCCTATTTGTCGCGTGATGTTTTTGGTTAAATTTCAATCAAATTATACGGAAAGAATTTTGTAATGTTAAATGTTAATTATGATAAAGTAGGCTTATTAAAGAGTTTTTTCATATTTTTTATTAAAAAGCATGCAAAAAAAGCAAGAAATAATTTTATATACCACTTTTGGTTGTCATTTGTGCGAGCAAGTTGAAGCTATGATTTTTACTCTAAATCAGCAAAAAAATTTAACACAAAAATATAATATTATTGCGTTTGATATTATCGATGATGAAAAAATTTTAGAGGAATATCGCACAACAATTCCTGTTCTAAAAAATCAAGCAACCAATGAACAGTTATTTTGGCCATTCACTTTTGAACAACTGAACGATTGGTTAACTTAATTCTAAACTAAAACCCATTCTTAAATTTCTGATTGTCACCTTTTTCCAACTTCGCATGGTTGAACTTTTTATTCATCCTTTATTATCGTGTTTAGCCAATAACAGACTTGCCAAATCTATGAACTTGACAAAGTAGCGTTTTGAACGTATGTTTCAAACAACTGTTTTAGTTTGTTTTGACCCTACTATCATGAGCATAAACGATTCTACCCAGACCAAAATACTTGATGCAGCGGAGTTTTTATTTGCTGAGCGTGGTTTTGCTGAGACCAGCCTGAGGACGATTACCAGTCGTGCCAAGGTCAATTTAGCCAGCGTGAACTATCACTTTGGCTCTAAAAAATCTTTAATCCAGGCCGTTTTTGATAGGTTTCTACAAGACTTCACCACAAACCTGAGTACCCGTTTAACCGAGATGGAGAGACAGCCTGCCAGTGACCTTGATGCAGAAGGGTTACTTGGAGCATTAATTGATCCCTTGTTGGCTTTGAATCGCTCACGAAAAAACGCAGTTTCAATTTTCATGAGGTTGTTAGGTCGAGCTTACGCTGAAACACAAGGACATCTTCGTCGCTATGTTACTGAGCGTTATGGGCATGTTTTAGTTCGGTTCACGCACTTATTTCAAAAAGCTTATCCAAGTCTTAGTAATGACCAAATTTTTTGGCGGTTACATTACATGCTGGGAAGTTTAATCTTTACGTTAGCTGGAAGTGATGCATTAAGACAGATTTCTGAGGTAGATTTTAACCGTCGATTAGAGGTTAAAGATGTAATCGAAGAAATGGTGCCATTTTTAGCTGCTGGAATGAAAGCATAAAGTTTTTATAGTACAAATTTGAGGAAAAATAATGATCGGGTTAGTTGAGCTATTAATCATGCTGGCGGTGATGGCATTTTGTGCTTATCAGCGTATGGCAATGAAAAAGGCAATGGTCATAAACGGTGCTGCTCTAGCAGTATTGTTAGTTTTTGTGGATAACTCCTGGGGTTTCTTCCTGTCCCTGCTGGTTTATGCAGTAGTAGCACTTTTCTATTTATTGCCTGATCTTCGCATAGATTGGATTTCAAGAA
This window harbors:
- a CDS encoding glutaredoxin family protein, which codes for MQKKQEIILYTTFGCHLCEQVEAMIFTLNQQKNLTQKYNIIAFDIIDDEKILEEYRTTIPVLKNQATNEQLFWPFTFEQLNDWLT
- a CDS encoding TetR/AcrR family transcriptional regulator encodes the protein MSINDSTQTKILDAAEFLFAERGFAETSLRTITSRAKVNLASVNYHFGSKKSLIQAVFDRFLQDFTTNLSTRLTEMERQPASDLDAEGLLGALIDPLLALNRSRKNAVSIFMRLLGRAYAETQGHLRRYVTERYGHVLVRFTHLFQKAYPSLSNDQIFWRLHYMLGSLIFTLAGSDALRQISEVDFNRRLEVKDVIEEMVPFLAAGMKA